One window of Triticum dicoccoides isolate Atlit2015 ecotype Zavitan chromosome 5A, WEW_v2.0, whole genome shotgun sequence genomic DNA carries:
- the LOC119300732 gene encoding transmembrane 9 superfamily member 1-like, with amino-acid sequence MLPSSRGGGRRRLVLLLALTAVFAFASPLRASASESDHKYKAGDSVKLWVNKVGPYNNPQETYNYHSLPFCQPSENPGHKWGGLGEVLGGNELIDSQLDIKFLRNVERGSICTLELDSKKVQQFADAIESSYWFEFFIDDLPLWGFVGETDKNSENKHYLYTHKNILVKYNDNRIIHVNLTQESPKLLDAGKKLDLTYSVKWVPTDVSFARRFEVYLDYPFFEHQIHWFSIFNSFMMVIFLTGLVSMILMRTLRNDYAKYARDDDDLESLERDVNEESGWKLVHGDVFRPPRSLTLLSALVGIGTQLAALILLVIVLAIVGMLYVGRGAIITTFIVCYALTSFISGYVSAGLYSRNGGKNWIKAMILTASLFPFLHFAIGFALNTIAIFYGSLAAIPFGTMVVMFVLWAFISFPLVLLGTVVGRNWSGAPNNPCRVKTIPRPIPERKWYLTPSVISLMGGLLPFGSIFIEMYFVFTSFWNYKVYYVYGFMLLVFVILLIVTICVTIVGTYFLLNAENYHWQWTSFFSAASTALYVYLYSIYYYHVKTKMSGFFQTSFYFGYTLMFCLGLGILCGAIGYVGSTLFVRRIYRNIKCD; translated from the exons ATGCTCCCCTCCTCCCGCGGCGGCGGCCGCagacgcctcgtcctcctcctcgcacTCACCGCCGTCTTCGCCTTCGCTTCTCCGCTCCGCGCGTCCGCCTCAGAGTCTGACCACAAG TACAAAGCTGGAGATTCAGTTAAGCTCTGGGTGAATAAAGTTGGACCTTACAATAATCCTCAAGAAACTTACAATTATCACAGCCTCCCATTTTGTCAACCATCTGAGAACCCTGGGCATAAGTGGGGTGGTCTTGGAGAAGTCCTGGGTGGGAATGAGTTGATTGATAGTCAGCTTGACATAAAGTTCTTAA GAAATGTGGAAAGGGGATCCATTTGCACACTGGAACTAGATTCCAAGAAGGTTCAACAATTTGCTGATGCCATTGAAAGCTCGTACTGGTTTGAATTTTTCATAG ATGATCTGCCTCTTTGGG GATTTGTTGGAGAGACTGACAAAAACAGTGAAAACAAGCACTATCTTTACACGCACAAGAACATTCTTGTAAAGTACAATGATAACAGG ATAATTCATGTTAATCTCACCCAAGAGTCTCCTAAGCTCCTTGACGCTGGCAAGAAGTTGGACTTGACATATTCAGTGAAGTGGGTACCAACAGATGTTTCATTTGCACGCCGTTTTGAAGTTTACCTGGACTATCCTTTCTTTGAACACCAG ATTCACTGGTTCTCCATTTTCAATTCTTTCATGATGGTTATTTTTCTCACTGGTTTGGTTTCAATGATATTGATGCGAACACTGAGAAATGATTATGCAAAATATGCTCGTGATGATGATGATCTAGAGTCACTG GAGAGAGATGTTAATGAGGAATCTGGGTGGAAACTTGTCCATGGTGATGTATTTCGTCCTCCTAGAAGCTTGACACTTCTTTCTGCTCTTGTCGGTATCGGCACCCAGCTGGCAGCTCTTATCCTACTTGTGATTGTATTGGCCATCGTTGGCATGTTATATGTTGG GCGAGGGGCTATCATCACAACCTTCATCGTGTGCTATGCTCTTACATCTTTTATTTCTGGATATGTTAGTGCTGGTTTGTACTCGAGGAATGGCG GTAAAAACTGGATAAAGGCTATGATCCTTACAGCATCCCTCTTTCCATTCTTGCACTTTGCAATTGGCTTTGCACTGAATACAATTGCAATCTTCTATGGGTCATTAGCGGCAATACCATTTGGTACAATGGTTGTCATGTTTGTCCTTTGGGCTTTCATATCTTTTCCACTGGTGCTTTTGGGAACGGTCGTTGGTAGAAACTGGAGTGGGGCTCCTAACAATCCCTGCCGAGTAAAGACTATTCCCCGGCCTATTCCCGAGAGGAAGTGGTACCTTACACCTTCTGTCATCTCATTGATGGGTGGGCTGCTTCCCTttggcagcatcttcatcgagatgTACTTTGTGTTCACATCATTCTGGAACTACAAG GTGTATTATGTTTACGGCTTCATGTTGCTGGTCTTTGTCATTCTTCTAATAGTTACAATCTGTGTCACAATTGTCGGTACTTATTTCTTGCTGAATGCTGAGAACTATCATTGGCAATGGACCTCGTTTTTCTCAGCTGCATCAACAGCGCTATATGTGTACCTGTACTCCATCTACTACTATCATGTGAAGACAAAGATGTCCGGCTTTTTCCAGACAAGTTTCTACTTTGGCTACACATTGATGTTCTGTCTTggtctgggaatactttgcg GTGCTATTGGCTATGTAGGGTCAACTCTTTTCGTGAGGAGAATCTACAGAAACATCAAATGTGATTAA